One part of the Nymphaea colorata isolate Beijing-Zhang1983 chromosome 8, ASM883128v2, whole genome shotgun sequence genome encodes these proteins:
- the LOC116259693 gene encoding protein trichome birefringence-like 1 — protein MDGAKKDLPAVLTLRLKRLLSLRASRNALSFAYGFMTAFMFFTLFLAMCSPAKAPFSFSFSSSRTTAPLSSTSSSLLAASSYALPDPNVCASEKLNDGHRSGISKEKELNSDEVETRQVDPPLSLKVHDDGNDSIPSGSYQQEPNSASPIASPSSTGNATQTVNGVSGDDAGSTDDSRLHSLDVEDELEKLLVAANERYNISAREREILRQYRYGGNAFVVGDLEVERSPDSEDNLTSTPTVTLTGENVETERTSDSVTNMTSTLIVTFPEENSTFTGNATNFVKRDLEVEISPDSVSNMTSSPTVTLPGENGTFTGNATNVVKENDGDVPVKIQQVQRKRREGRREGRREGRRSGWRIKTGVSSEGWRMKTGLRSEGAGRERPLITKTVGPDKSKMECDIFDGRWVWDESYPHYPAGSCPYVETATNCYKNGRRERNYEKWRWQPNGCNIPRLDPKDMLERLRGKRLAFVGDSLNRNMWRSLICLLWSSLEDKTRMVGVSGLHELGTSKATVFRFLDYQCTLEFFWSAFLVDEQEISHPNGTIRKKLRLDNIATFAPSYKNADILIFNSGHWWVPAKTNNGKDFFELGNSMYGYLEGERAYLRALMTWAEWVDANVNPNKTAVFFRAFSNVHYRGGQWNSGGHCHKEVEPIMNDAYLSPQPREMKLAEKVIGKMRTPVTYLNITKLTDYRKDAHPSIYTSPKIVPEKFQDCSHWCLPGIPDTWNELLYAMLIMKTKLDQPD, from the exons ATGGACGGAGCGAAGAAGGACCTGCCGGCCGTCCTCACCCTCCGGCTCAAGCGCCTTCTTAGTCTGCGCGCGTCGAGGAATGCCCTTTCCTTTGCTTATGGTTTCATGACGGCTTTTATGTTCTTCACACTCTTCCTAGCAATGTGCAGTCCTGCGAAGGCTCCTTTTTCgttctctttctcctcctccagaACGACCGCCCCTctctcttctacttcttcttcgtTGTTGGCCGCCTCCTCTTACGCACTCCCTGATCCCAACGTCTGTGCTTCTGAAAAACTTAATGACGGACATCGCAGCGGAATCTCCAAGGAAAAAGAACTAAATTCTGACGAGGTGGAGACGAGGCAGGTGGACCCGCCTCTCTCGCTCAAGGTCCACGATGATGGGAATGATTCTATTCCCTCCGGCAGCTACCAGCAAGAACCAAATAGCGCTTCTCCAATTGCGTCCCCGTCGTCCACTGGGAATGCGACTCAAACCGTTAATGGAGTCTCCGGCGACGACGCAGGCTCAACTGACGACAGCCGCCTCCATTCTCTGGATGTCGAAGACGAGCTTGAAAAGCTGCTTGTTGCGGCTAATGAAAGGTACAATATCTCGGCGCGAGAACGAGAGATTTTGCGGCAATATCGATACGGTGGCAACGCTTTTGTGGTCGGTGATTTGGAGGTGGAGAGAAGTCCAGATAGCGAGGACAATTTGACCAGCACCCCCACGGTGACTCTCACCGGGGAAAACGTGGAGACGGAGAGAACTTCAGACAGCGTTACCAATATGACTAGCACTCTCATAGTGACTTTCCCCGAAGAAAACAGCACGTTCACCGGGAACGCCACCAATTTCGTGAAGCGTGACTTGGAGGTGGAGATAAGTCCAGACAGCGTTAGCAATATGACTAGCAGTCCAACAGTGACTCTCCCCGGAGAAAACGGCACGTTCACCGGCAACGCCACCAATGTCGTGAAGGAGAACGATGGTGATGTCCCTGTAAAGATTCAGCAAGTTCAACGCAAGCGCagagaagggagaagagaaggaaggagagagggtAGGAGATCAGGGTGGCGGATTAAGACGGGTGTGAGTAGCGAAGGTTGGCGGATGAAGACTGGTTTGAGGAGTGAAGGCGCCGGAAGAGAGAGGCCGTTGATCACCAAAACGGTCGGCCCAGACAAGTCGAAGATGGAATGCGACATATTCGATGGGAGGTGGGTGTGGGATGAGTCCTATCCTCACTATCCTGCAGGGTCTTGCCCATACGTAGAAACCGCCACCAATTGCTATAAAAATGGGCGGCGAGAGAGAAATTACGAGAAATGGAGATGGCAGCCGAATGGCTGCAATATCCCAAG GTTGGATCCAAAGGATATGTTGGAGAGACTAAGAGGGAAGCGTCTAGCGTTCGTAGGTGATTCCCTCAACCGAAACATGTGGAGGTCTCTCATTTGTCTTCTTTGGAGCTCTCTTGAAGACAAGACGAGGATGGTTGGAGTGTCCGGCCTTCATGAACTTGGAACATCCAAAGCAACTGTATTCAGATTTTTG GATTACCAGTGCACCTTGGAGTTCTTTTGGTCGGCATTTTTAGTCGACGAACAGGAGATTTCTCACCCCAATGGCACTATCAGAAAAAAGCTCAGGCTCGACAACATCGCGACTTTTGCGCCTAGCTACAAGAATGCTGATATTTTGATCTTCAACTCTGGCCATTGGTGGGTTCCTGCCAAGACCAATAACGG GAAGGACTTTTTTGAACTCGGAAACAGTATGTATGGTTATCTTGAAGGTGAAAGAGCTTACTTGAGGGCACTCATGACATGGGCTGAATGGGTCGATGCAAATGTGAACCCCAACAAGACCGCAGTTTTTTTCAGAGCTTTTTCAAATGTACATTACAG AGGTGGGCAATGGAATTCTGGTGGACATTGCCACAAAGAAGTAGAACCAATAATGAACGACGCTTACCTCTCTCCACAACCACGAGAAATGAAGTTGGCGGAGAAGGTTATCGGCAAAATGAGAACTCCGGTCACGTATCTCAACATAACTAAACTGACAGACTACAGAAAAGATGCACATCCTTCCATCTACACTTCGCCCAAGATCGTCCCGGAGAAGTTTCAGGACTGTAGTCACTGGTGTCTGCCCGGCATTCCGGACACATGGAACGAACTCCTGTACGCGATGCTAATAATGAAGACAAAGCTGGACCAACCGGATTAG